From Paenibacillus sp. FSL H8-0537:
CATCCGAACGTCACGATAGAATTTATCCCTGTTATGACGGATGGTGAGCAGGAGCAGAGTCCATTGGAGCAATTAAAGACAACATTATTGGATTCAAGTAAAGCTGATCTTGTTCTGGTTGATTACCAAAGCTTGTGGAGACTGATTGATGAGAATTTGTTGATAAATCTAGGGCGTGTACGCAAACTGTACAATCTGTAGAAATTTAGTAAAATAAGGGATATGAGAAGAAGATACGAGTTAACGGATGAAGAATGGAATATCCTTGACGCCCTGTTGCCCCCGGCCCGAAAAAAACAAGGAGGACGCCCACCCAAAGATCGTCGCCAGATGCTGAACGCGGTGCTATGGGTGGCTCGAACGGGAGCGCCATGGCGAGATTTGCCCAGTCACTATGGGCCATGGTCCTCCGCCTACAGCTTTTTCTGGCGTCTACAAAAAGCAAATATTTGGGATGAAATTCTGAAGCATGTCGCAATCGAACCAGATTGGGAGCAAGTCATGGTCGATGCTACCATCGTCCGCGTCCATCAACATGGAGCGGGCGCAAAAGGGGGCAGGATCGGCAAGCCATCGGACGTTCGCGCGGAGGACTAACCACCAAAATTCATGCCATGGTGGACGCGCTGGGCTATCCGCTGCGATTCGAATTGACACCAGGACAAGAACACGATTCGATCACGGGCTACCGCCTTCTTCAGGAGCTAGACTTCTGCCCAGGTGAAGTGTTGGCGGACCGCGCCTACGACACCAATGCTATTATGGAGCTTTTGCAAGTTCGTGGAATTACTCCGGTGATCCCAAGCAAACGCAATCGGAAAGTAAAGCGTCCGTTAGATGCTGACATGTACAAAGAACGGCATCTCATCGAATGCTTTTTCAACAAAATTAAAAACTACCGTCGTTTGGCTACTCGCTATGAGAAAACAGCGAATATGTTCAAGGCTTTTTTGACGCTGCTTTCCATTCGTTTATGGCTCAAATAGGTTTGCGTACACGCCCTAGATCCCTTAATAAAAGAAAGTCAGATTGAAACGGGTGAACTAGCCGCGCCAGTTAATAATACGTTGTCCATGATAGGTAATGGCAATACATATGGTCTCTCACCAACGTTTTCAACCACAGCACTCTTTTATAATAAAACGATCTTTGAGAGACAGGAAGTTCCATTCCCTCGCGATGGAATGACCTGGGATGATTTAATTCAGTTGGCAGGGCGCCTTCATCTAGGTGAAGGGGAATTATCGCATGGATTTACTTTCAACAGTTTCTCTTCGGATGCGTTTTACGATATGTTGAGTTATGCGTCGCCGCTTCAAACCATGATTTTTAACGAAAAGGAACGTAAAATGACGGTTGATACGGATAGTTGGGAACGGATCTGGACGGACTTTATTAATTTGGCTCGCCATACAAAGCTTCCACTGCCTGATGTCGAGAATAAAAATGCTTCTGAAGCAAGCAATGACATTATGAATCCCTATTCTAACGATTACTTTCTATCGGGACAAACGGCTATGACAATTGCTTCGTACAATTACGTCAATCAGATAATGGACGCGAATCTGAATGCGCCACAAATTCAGGGAATGGAACAGATTGAATGGGATGTGGTTACCCTGCCTATCCATGCTGATCAGCCAGGCGTAGGTGGGAACATTACAATTAGCAATGCAATGGGTATAGCTGCAAATACGCAAAACAAAAAGGAGGCTTGGGACTTTATTAAGTTCATCAATAGCAAGGAATGGGCAAATACGAAATCACGCAGCAATAACAACGATTTATTCACCTATGTTAAATCAAACAAGCCCCAGAGCAATCTGAATTACAAGCTAGATGCTTTTTTCAATCTAGTGCCTGCCCCCTATCAGATTAGGCTCGGACGAATGTTAGATGAGAAGCCAGACCTGTACCAAGTGTTGGACATCGGGCGTAATAAATTAAATGAAGTTCTTATCGGGGATAAAGAGGTTCGTCAGGCTCTGAGAGAGTGGGAGATAGAAGGGAATATTAATCTTCAGAAAATTCTTTAACAACACCTGGGATTCTTGCTTTATAACTTGACACTTGCAAGATTAATAATCTGAGGTTAAACCAGACATACTGGTAGCGTTAGTGATTTGATGAGAGTACTCTATTGTAGAGTTTACTAAAAGAATAGTAAAAAGACGCCTCAAGTTATATTGAAAGCTTGAGGCGTCTTTAAAATTTAGTACAGAACAAAAAGATAAACGCTGTCGCACTCCGTACACAGTAGTGAATTAAAAACACATTCAGCATGATTCCTGATTGGGGTTACTACAAGCGCATTTGTTTAAATTGAAAAAATAGGCTGCTTCCGTGTCGTATCATCTACGGGGAAGCAGCCTATTTTCCAATGATCTTCTCTACTCACTTATTGTGATTGTTTTTGTTCTTATAATAGACCTTTCTGCGTACATAGACGAAATGGGCCAGATTCAGAACACCCGTCACGATGGCTAGAATAGAGGGGAGTATTTGAAGTAAGGTTGGAAATACAACTCCGTTTCCAACAGGACCCGTTCTCGGCTGCAAGGCTTCCCAATAGCCAAAAATAATGGCGCTTAAGCCGAAAAAAATTAAAAATAGCGACAGTACAAGAACTAATTTTTCGTTTCTCATCGCAAATTCCCCCGATACAAGGATTACCCTGCAAAAGCGAGTAACAGCATTTTATATACACTTTATTACGAAAACGCCCCCTAAAATGTTACAATTTACAAAGCAGCTGTCTTTTAGACTATTATGCGCGCACGGGATATTCTGGATTTTTAAGGAAAGGCTGAATCATAATGAATCAAATCGACTACGAGGCTTTTTATAATGAGGTTGGAGCAAGCAATGGCTGGGATTTCAGCAGGCTGAAGTGTATTTCGGAGGAAGCGAAGTGGGACTTGTATCAGGAGGTCGTCAAGCTTAGTAGAAAATCCGATCTTCTGCTCGATATTGGTACGGGCGGCGGGGAAGCTATTTTATCAATTGCGGACTGTGCCCTGCTGCTGGTGGGGATTGATTTATCTACAAGCATGGTCAATACCGCTATGAAAAATATAACGATAGCTGAACGCAGCAACGTTCGCGTACTGCCAATGAATGCGGACAAGCTGGATTTTCCAGACCGCTTCTTTCAAATCGTTTCCTGTAGGCACTCGGCCTTCCATGCGCAGGAGGTAGCCCGGGTGCTGGAGCATGGTGGCACCTTCCTAACGCAGCAAGTGAGCGAGAACGATAAGCTGAATCTCAAGCAGACGTTCGGAAGAGGGCAAGCCTACGGGGAGAAGCCAGGCTCGCTCAAGGAGAAGTATATAGCGGAGCTGACCGAAGCTGGCTTTACGAAGATTGAGGTTATGGAGTGGAATGTCGCGGAGTTTTATGAGACGGCGGAGGATTTGATTTTTCTGCTTAAGCATACGCCGATTATTCCGAATTTTGGGCAGCAGCCGGAAGATTTTGGGCGATTAGAAGCCTTCATTCAGGATAATAAGTCGGAAAGAGGCATCAAAACGAACGCAGAGCGGTTTATCATTAAGGCACAAAGGTAGAAGCAGGGGGAACAAATGTGAGAGAACAGCAGCTGATTAACAGTCAGAAAAGACCGATTACAATAAACGACATCGTGAAGGATTTGCGAAGACTAGGCGTTCGAGAGGGCGATGCGGTGCTGGTGCACGCCTCCTTGTCGCGCTTGGGCTGGGTATGCGGCGGCCCGCAGGCTATGGTGCAGGCGCTTATGCAGACGGTCGGAGATGAGGGCACGTTAATTATGCCTGCGCAAACCGGGGATTGGAGTGATCCCGCCGAGTGGGGGAATCCTCCGGTTCCAGAGGAGTGGTATGAGACGATTTATCGGGAGCTTCCGGCTTTCGATCCAGCTTTATCACCCACGCGGGGAATGGGTCGTATTGCGGAGCTGTTCCGAACGTTTCCAGCGACGGTGCGCTCAACGCACCCGCAGGTTTCTTTTTGCGCCAATGGCAAGTATGCGGAGCTTATCACATCCGAGCATATGCTAAGCCCACAATTCGGCATGGCGTCGCCACTCGGTAAGCTGTACGGTTTGGGCGCCAAGGTGCTGATGCTGGGGACGGGGTATGAATCTTGTACAAGCTTTCATCTGGCTGAAGCAATGAGTGAGCGTCTGCCGACGAAGCAGCTGGGAACAGCTATTTATGAAGGGGACGAGCGAGTATGGAAATGGTTTACGGATTTCGCTTATGACTCAGAAGATTTTGGCCGGATTGGACAGTTCTACGATCATGAGGGCTCTGTGCAAAAAGGTGCGGTAGGCAGCGCCGAGTCTCGGCTTTTTGATCTGAAAGAGGCGGTCGATTTTGCCAAGCAGTGGCTGATGATCCATCGTCCTATGGAGTGAAAAAAGGTTATGCCGATTTAGGTGCGAATCGGAAGCTCCCATAAAAACCCTAGAAGATTCGCACCTCAAAATTTGTCGAATCATGACAATAATCAAGAGCTTGGGGAAAAGTCAATATTTCATTTAGATTTTGTTTATATGTATTTTCGCTGTCGCACTCCGTATGGAGTGCGTGGATTGAAACACGAACACATCCTCTATCATGTTTTCATTGTAAGCGTCAAACAGCCCCCACCAAGTTGTGTCACTGGACCACATCTCCTTCGAAGGATGCGTAACATTGTCGGTTCTTTTCTAAACAATCATATTCGGGCAAGAGGATACAAGTGTGAGTGACAGTACCCATTTTTCAATATTAAATAAGTAATTGAACGGTAAGGGTTAATTACAGCTATTTTTAAGGTCATTTTGAATTTTTTTATATATAGATTAATCCTAGTAGCGAAAAGGTTATGGTGTATAATAATGTTAATAGTTTGGTGCGTTTATTAATTTTTAAGATAAGAGCATTCATATTACATACTAATAAAGAACGGAAGGAAGCGTTGCAACCATGCTACATTCAAGACAGATGAACCTTTTTAAAAAAGGGGTTCTTATCGTAATTGGTATTTTATTGATTGCCTTCGCAATGCCGGAATCTAGCCAAGCGTCATTCGTTGATCCAATTGATCAAACATCGGATACAGATAATACGATTCCGAATTCGCAAGGCGGATCAAAGGGTGTAGGACAAAGCTTTACTGCAGGCAAAACGGGATGGATGTACGAT
This genomic window contains:
- a CDS encoding extracellular solute-binding protein; translation: MIGNGNTYGLSPTFSTTALFYNKTIFERQEVPFPRDGMTWDDLIQLAGRLHLGEGELSHGFTFNSFSSDAFYDMLSYASPLQTMIFNEKERKMTVDTDSWERIWTDFINLARHTKLPLPDVENKNASEASNDIMNPYSNDYFLSGQTAMTIASYNYVNQIMDANLNAPQIQGMEQIEWDVVTLPIHADQPGVGGNITISNAMGIAANTQNKKEAWDFIKFINSKEWANTKSRSNNNDLFTYVKSNKPQSNLNYKLDAFFNLVPAPYQIRLGRMLDEKPDLYQVLDIGRNKLNEVLIGDKEVRQALREWEIEGNINLQKIL
- a CDS encoding class I SAM-dependent methyltransferase, with the translated sequence MNQIDYEAFYNEVGASNGWDFSRLKCISEEAKWDLYQEVVKLSRKSDLLLDIGTGGGEAILSIADCALLLVGIDLSTSMVNTAMKNITIAERSNVRVLPMNADKLDFPDRFFQIVSCRHSAFHAQEVARVLEHGGTFLTQQVSENDKLNLKQTFGRGQAYGEKPGSLKEKYIAELTEAGFTKIEVMEWNVAEFYETAEDLIFLLKHTPIIPNFGQQPEDFGRLEAFIQDNKSERGIKTNAERFIIKAQR
- a CDS encoding AAC(3) family N-acetyltransferase, whose translation is MREQQLINSQKRPITINDIVKDLRRLGVREGDAVLVHASLSRLGWVCGGPQAMVQALMQTVGDEGTLIMPAQTGDWSDPAEWGNPPVPEEWYETIYRELPAFDPALSPTRGMGRIAELFRTFPATVRSTHPQVSFCANGKYAELITSEHMLSPQFGMASPLGKLYGLGAKVLMLGTGYESCTSFHLAEAMSERLPTKQLGTAIYEGDERVWKWFTDFAYDSEDFGRIGQFYDHEGSVQKGAVGSAESRLFDLKEAVDFAKQWLMIHRPME